From the Elusimicrobiota bacterium genome, one window contains:
- a CDS encoding hydrogenase — protein sequence MSDMLAVRNAQAVPLAHMPVLEPEAFRRAVLDAVASGARIASFFGRPLPSGRLGVLCALAHDHAGTLSLLGMEAGEEYPSLSPDCPQAQLFERELAEQWGLRPKGHPWLKPVRFAPPRRPGGEPMGSGPCGVMPFYRVGGEEIHEVAVGPVHAGVIEPGHFRFQCRGETVKHLEISLGYQHRGVERALTGGPDARTSHYMETLAGDTTVGHAWAYCQALEALGRVEAPARAAVLRAAALELERLANHLGDLGALAGDVGFLPTQSYCGRLRGDALNMTALLCGNRFGRRLLKPGGTGCDVDERTLDELRLRLDALARDSASALRLLWDAPSVTARFEGAGALTLGDARALGLVGPSVRACGALQDVRRNQPFGVYRYAMIPVSTWDTGDVFARAHVRWMEFQRSVVFLRELFETLPAGPVLRAPGSPAPESVVVSLVEGWRGEVCHAAVTDAAGRFAAYKVVDPSFHNWPGLALALRGQGISDFPLCNKSFNLSYCGVDL from the coding sequence ATGAGCGACATGCTCGCCGTGCGCAACGCCCAGGCGGTGCCGCTCGCCCACATGCCGGTCCTCGAGCCGGAGGCGTTCCGCCGCGCCGTCCTCGACGCGGTCGCCTCCGGGGCGCGGATCGCCTCCTTCTTCGGCCGCCCGCTCCCCTCGGGGCGCCTCGGCGTGCTCTGCGCGCTCGCGCACGACCACGCGGGAACGCTCTCGCTTCTGGGCATGGAGGCCGGCGAGGAGTATCCCTCGCTCTCGCCCGACTGTCCGCAGGCCCAGCTCTTCGAGCGCGAGCTCGCCGAGCAGTGGGGGCTCCGCCCCAAGGGACACCCCTGGCTCAAGCCCGTGCGCTTCGCGCCGCCGCGGCGCCCCGGGGGCGAGCCCATGGGGTCCGGTCCCTGCGGGGTCATGCCCTTCTACCGCGTGGGGGGGGAGGAGATCCACGAGGTGGCGGTCGGCCCGGTGCACGCGGGCGTCATCGAACCGGGACACTTCCGCTTCCAGTGCCGCGGCGAGACGGTGAAGCACCTGGAGATCTCGCTGGGCTACCAGCACCGCGGCGTGGAGCGGGCGCTGACGGGCGGGCCGGACGCCCGCACGAGCCACTACATGGAGACGCTCGCCGGCGACACCACGGTCGGCCACGCCTGGGCGTACTGCCAGGCGCTGGAGGCCCTGGGGCGCGTCGAGGCGCCGGCCCGCGCGGCGGTCCTGCGCGCCGCCGCGCTCGAGCTCGAGCGCCTCGCCAACCACCTCGGCGACCTGGGCGCCCTGGCGGGCGACGTGGGGTTCCTGCCGACCCAGTCCTACTGCGGCCGCCTGCGCGGCGACGCGCTCAACATGACGGCGCTCCTCTGCGGCAACCGCTTCGGCCGGCGCCTCCTCAAGCCGGGGGGGACCGGCTGCGACGTCGACGAGCGGACGCTCGACGAGCTGCGGCTCCGGCTCGACGCGCTCGCGCGCGACTCGGCCTCCGCGCTGCGCCTGCTCTGGGACGCGCCGTCGGTGACCGCGCGCTTCGAGGGGGCCGGGGCGCTGACGCTCGGGGACGCCCGCGCGCTCGGCCTCGTCGGGCCGTCCGTCCGCGCGTGCGGGGCGCTGCAGGACGTGCGGCGCAACCAGCCCTTCGGGGTCTACCGCTACGCGATGATCCCGGTCTCGACCTGGGACACGGGCGACGTGTTCGCGCGCGCCCACGTGCGCTGGATGGAGTTCCAGCGCTCGGTCGTCTTCCTGCGCGAGCTCTTCGAGACCCTTCCCGCCGGCCCGGTCCTGCGCGCGCCGGGGAGCCCGGCGCCGGAGAGCGTCGTCGTCTCGCTCGTCGAGGGCTGGCGCGGCGAGGTCTGCCACGCGGCCGTGACCGACGCCGCGGGGCGCTTCGCCGCGTACAAGGTCGTCGATCCCTCCTTCCACAACTGGCCGGGCCTCGCGCTGGCCCTGCGGGGACAGGGGATCTCGGATTTCCCGCTCTGCAACAAGAGCTTCAACCTCTCGTATTGCGGGGTCGACCTATGA
- a CDS encoding proton-conducting transporter membrane subunit, with protein sequence MLWALLAVPTLAGLAAFFIRPDGPRRALLVATAFAHAALSAVCWVRPPAPVLFGYLELDAAGKLFLGLTSALFLAAAFYAVGFLRGEVRSKEREEEEGFLFDNAPEAVFTGCLLSFLATMTLAALAQHFGLLWVAVEATTLASAPLIHFHRHHRSLEATWKYLLICSVGIALALLGNFFLAVAARGHEDILMTARELVGHAGTLDGPWLKAAFLLFLVGYGTKMGLAPLHTWLPDAHSEAPSVVSALLSGALLNCAFLALMRVHAVCAAAGLADFSGGLLVGFGLLSMATAAAFILGQADYKRMLAYSSVEHMGILAFGAGLGVAAPAAMLHAVSHSLTKSMLFLTAGNILSAARSKSTLEVRGLLRALPVSGALWLAGFLAITGSPPFGPFLSELWILKGALAAGRPGLAALYLALLAAVFVAMAGIVLRMAHGEPSERLKDAPPERDLWRLAPPLALALLVLVLGLWTPPFLLAAVRDAALVLGGRP encoded by the coding sequence TGGCGGCCTTCTTCATCCGGCCCGACGGGCCGCGCCGCGCGCTGCTCGTCGCGACCGCGTTCGCGCACGCGGCGCTGAGCGCCGTCTGCTGGGTCCGCCCGCCGGCGCCGGTCCTCTTCGGCTACCTCGAGCTCGACGCGGCCGGGAAGCTCTTCCTGGGACTGACGAGCGCGCTCTTCCTGGCCGCGGCGTTCTACGCGGTGGGCTTCCTGCGCGGCGAGGTCCGCTCCAAGGAGCGCGAGGAGGAGGAGGGCTTCCTCTTCGACAACGCGCCGGAGGCGGTCTTCACGGGCTGTCTGCTGAGCTTCCTCGCCACGATGACCCTGGCGGCGCTGGCCCAGCACTTCGGCCTGCTCTGGGTGGCCGTCGAGGCGACGACGCTGGCGAGCGCGCCGCTCATCCACTTCCACCGCCACCACCGCTCGCTCGAGGCGACCTGGAAGTACCTCCTCATCTGCTCGGTGGGCATCGCGCTGGCCCTGCTCGGCAACTTCTTCCTCGCCGTCGCCGCGCGCGGGCACGAGGACATCCTGATGACGGCGCGCGAGCTCGTCGGGCACGCCGGCACGCTGGACGGCCCGTGGCTGAAGGCGGCCTTCCTCCTCTTCCTCGTCGGCTACGGCACGAAGATGGGCCTGGCGCCGCTGCACACCTGGCTGCCGGACGCGCACAGCGAGGCGCCCTCGGTGGTCTCGGCCCTGCTCTCGGGCGCGCTGCTCAACTGCGCCTTCCTCGCGCTCATGCGCGTGCACGCGGTCTGCGCCGCGGCCGGCCTGGCGGACTTCAGCGGCGGGCTGCTCGTCGGCTTCGGACTCCTCTCGATGGCGACGGCGGCGGCCTTCATCCTCGGCCAGGCGGACTACAAGCGCATGCTGGCGTACTCGAGCGTCGAGCACATGGGCATCCTCGCCTTCGGGGCGGGCCTCGGCGTCGCGGCGCCCGCGGCGATGCTGCATGCCGTCAGCCATTCGCTGACGAAGTCGATGCTCTTCCTCACCGCGGGCAACATCCTGAGCGCGGCGCGCAGCAAGTCCACCCTCGAGGTCCGCGGTCTCCTGCGCGCGCTCCCCGTCTCGGGAGCGCTCTGGCTCGCGGGCTTCCTCGCCATCACGGGCTCGCCGCCCTTCGGACCCTTCCTCAGCGAGCTCTGGATCCTCAAGGGCGCGCTCGCCGCGGGGCGGCCCGGCCTGGCCGCGCTCTACCTGGCCCTGCTCGCGGCCGTCTTCGTCGCGATGGCGGGCATCGTCCTTCGCATGGCGCACGGCGAGCCCTCCGAGCGGCTCAAGGACGCGCCGCCCGAGCGGGACCTCTGGCGCCTGGCGCCGCCGCTCGCGCTCGCCCTCCTGGTCCTCGTCCTCGGGCTCTGGACCCCGCCGTTCCTGCTCGCCGCGGTGCGCGACGCGGCGCTCGTGCTGGGGGGGCGCCCATGA
- a CDS encoding 4Fe-4S dicluster domain-containing protein, which produces MLKILWTRLQQKHRTTAYPKGPAPELPPRFLGRPKIDMSRCTPDSCRSCAGACPHGALDIGERVRIDLGKCLFCGACEAACPAGVIEFTREYRMAVGRRGELEVQDAAYRLAEALDAKSRKLFGHSLKLRQVSAGGCGACEADVNVLNTVGWDLGRFGIQFVASPRHADGLLVTGPVTENMRLGLLKTWEAVPSPKLVIAAGACAISGGPYLGHPEVHDGCTRLLPVDLFIPGCPPHPLTVLDGLLRLLGRLEKDGR; this is translated from the coding sequence ATGCTGAAGATCCTCTGGACGCGCCTCCAGCAGAAGCACCGGACGACCGCCTACCCGAAGGGGCCGGCGCCCGAGCTGCCGCCCCGCTTCCTCGGCCGCCCGAAGATCGACATGTCGCGCTGTACGCCGGATTCGTGCCGGTCGTGCGCCGGGGCGTGTCCGCATGGGGCCCTCGACATCGGCGAGCGCGTGCGCATCGACCTGGGGAAGTGCCTCTTCTGCGGCGCGTGCGAGGCGGCCTGTCCCGCCGGGGTCATCGAGTTCACCCGCGAATACCGCATGGCGGTCGGGCGGCGCGGCGAGCTCGAGGTCCAGGACGCGGCCTACCGGCTGGCCGAGGCGCTCGACGCGAAGTCCCGCAAGCTCTTCGGACACAGTCTCAAGCTGCGACAGGTCAGCGCGGGCGGCTGCGGCGCCTGCGAGGCCGACGTGAACGTGCTGAACACCGTGGGCTGGGACCTGGGCCGCTTCGGGATACAGTTCGTCGCTTCTCCGCGACACGCCGACGGCCTCCTCGTCACCGGCCCCGTCACGGAGAACATGCGGCTGGGTCTGCTCAAGACCTGGGAGGCGGTGCCCTCCCCGAAGCTCGTCATCGCCGCCGGCGCCTGCGCCATCTCGGGCGGGCCGTACCTCGGGCACCCCGAGGTCCATGACGGCTGCACCCGCCTCCTCCCCGTCGACCTCTTCATCCCCGGCTGTCCGCCCCACCCGCTGACGGTCCTCGACGGGCTCCTGCGCCTGCTGGGCCGATTGGAAAAAGACGGACGCTAG